Proteins from one Hoplias malabaricus isolate fHopMal1 chromosome 2, fHopMal1.hap1, whole genome shotgun sequence genomic window:
- the LOC136677841 gene encoding GTPase IMAP family member 9-like yields MMLLGKNYQENRRVGNFILGKNVFDTENIWPPQYCEKAREIVEGKHIALISASHLFDNPLSVNELIGRMRECMFLCDPGPHVIVLVIQPEDFTDVDDKRLDFIFRSLSEDPQKYTIVMKIQTRQRGRATPVEKSISKEVIADYSRFKFDFNSGCSRSAFLMNMEKIMEENIGDYLKWEKFVLAPTEVQQHEETTAQKKSELKGPKLKDKMSRRLNLVVCGSDEELKSSISDLILGQSRHRPEPTSKCVRRDREVSGRSVTLVEMPSLCNTQLLEEELMTLENQVRHEVEDEYKEELLKKEMEIQKLKGMKLEEKGRAK; encoded by the exons ATGATGCTGCTGGGGAAGAATTACCAGGAGAACAGAAGAGTGGGAAATTTCATCCTGGGAAAAAACGTGTTTGATACTGAAAACATTTGGCCACCACAGTATTGTGAGAAAGCCAGAGAAATAGTGGAAGGAAAACACATCGCCCTCATCAGTGCATCTCATTTATTTGATAATCCACTGTCTGTGAATGAACTGATTGGGCGAATGAGAGAGTGCATGTTTCTGTGTGATCCTGGACCTCATGTTATAGTGCTGGTCATACAGCCAGAAGACTTCACAGATGTAGACGATAAAAGGCTGGATTTCATTTTTCGTTCTTTATCTGAGGACCCACAAAAATACACCATAGTGATGAAAATACAAACTCGACAGAGAGGCAGGGCCACCCCAGTGGAAAAGAGTATTTCTAAAGAAGTTATTGCAGATTACAGCAGATTCAAGTTTGACTTTAACAGTGGATGCAGTCGTTCTGCTTTTCTGATGAACATGGAGAAGATTATGGAAGAGAACATAGGGGATTATCTTAAGTGGGAGAAATTTGTGTTGGCTCCAACTGAAGTTCAACAGCACGAAGAAACAACAGCACAGAAAAAGTCTGAACTCAAAGGTCCAAAACTCAAGGATAAAA TGTCTCGGAGGTTGAACTTGGTGGTGTGTGGTAGTGATGAAGAGTTGAAGTCTTCCATATCAGATCTAATACTGGGCCAGAGTCGGCACCGTCCAGAGCCCACCTCAAAGTGtgtgaggagagacagagaagtgTCTGGACGCTCAGTCACTCTTGTGGAGATGCCATCTCTCTGCAACACCCAGCTCTTAGAGGAGGAATTGATGA CTCTAGAGAATCAGGTCAGACATGAAGTTGAAGATGAGTATAAAGAAGAACTGCTCAAAAAGGAGATGGAAATCCAGAAGCTAAAAGGGATGAAGTTAGAAG AAAAAGGCAGAGCCAAATAA